The following proteins are co-located in the Spea bombifrons isolate aSpeBom1 chromosome 3, aSpeBom1.2.pri, whole genome shotgun sequence genome:
- the LOC128483112 gene encoding WD repeat and coiled-coil-containing protein-like — MELGKGKLLRTGLNALYQAIHPVHGLAWTDGKQVVLTSLHLDNEEPSFGNSVVIGQFEHVHGLYWGQVYGNDAPALLAVQHKKHVTVWQLYYSVLEKNKLVVSQTCEIGDPLPVLPQGCVWHPSKDILVVLTKRDAFLLYDVRSDNVNVKADIKSNGIVHCACWTKDGCRLVIAIGSSLHSYIWDSKQKALSICSFCPIFDVGGYICAIESTVDCQIAVTTELPLDRICALNAGIAFDVPPAADNSFSTQSALLLMDEEFSMDAGRRSTDSGTSVTTDSPAASPGAGDLANITANHSKSDLNPLFNLRRKDYLTGTGQDSSHLILVNFEKKVTTTRKVNIPGILVPDILAFDPRAHIVAVASNTYSSVLVYSLTSSSMPNIQVIQLEKNERPKGLCFLTDKMLLVLVGRQKASDPAFLPSSSSDKYIIRLIVKEVSFDEDSSTSSAGMPGVRSSYDSSVSLLGKKKYFENLYKDDPFACRELLIPGSTTSPRVLSKKQLIEEIRHFGDQSPTSSASDFEDKKNVLNVHNLDVEPKNRSVTLGLDAHKPFSRPISPKSESLGFPRPQTLMRSGAAATEQDILHISKNLDRLCCNFSNLQQRITDLADFTRNGKKTSLTYPSSKDVPYVTLLYQASRSDGHVLKKCVLLYENKLRLNTVQELFGLSLVEMLLGPSWITLTADSEGFIPVTFFANQELHVRDARISAPHSMTPAEPPSSVT; from the exons ATGGAGCTGGGAAAAGGCAAGCTCCTGAGAACCGGTCTCAACGCCCTCTACCAAGCCATCCATCCCGTTCACGGTTTAGCCTGGACGGACGGCAAGCAAGTTGTTCTGACTTCCCTGCACCTTGACAACGAAGAACCAAGTTTCGGGAACTCTGTGGTCATCGGGCAGTTCGAGCACGTCCACGGTCTGTACTGGGGGCAGGTCTACGGAAATGACGCCCCGGCTCTGCTGGCCGTCCAGCACAAGAAACACGTCACCGTCTGGCAGTTGTATTACAGCGTCTTGGAGAAGAACAAGCTGGTCGTCTCCCAGACTTGTGAGATCGGGGATCCTCTCCCCGTTCTCCCCCAGGGTTGTGTTTGGCATCCAAGCAAAGACATCTTGGTTGTTCTAACCAAGAGGGACGCCTTTCTATTGTACGACGTGCGTTCGGACAACGTGAATGTAAAAGCGGATATTAAGAGCAATGGGATTGTTCACTGCGCCTGCTGGACCAAAGATGGCTGTCGCTTGGTCATAGCGATCGGCAGTTCACTTCACTCGTACATCTGGGACAGCAAGCAGAAGGCGTTAAGCATTTGTTCCTTCTGTCCCATATTTGATGTCGGAGGATACATTTGCGCCATTGAATCTACAGTGGATTGTCAAATTGCGGTGACCACCGAGCTTCCGTTAGACCGGATCTGCGCGTTAAACGCCGGCATTGCTTTCGATGTTCCGCCCGCCGCCGATAACTCGTTTTCTACCCAGTCGGCTTTATTGCTGATGGACGAAGAATTCTCTATGGACGCCGGCAGACGGTCGACTGATTCCGGAACGTCCGTGACGACGGATTCGCCTGCAGCTTCGCCGGGGGCCGGGGACCTGGCCAACATTACAGCAAATCACTCCAAATCTGACCTGAATCCTCTGTTTAATCTGAGGCGTAAGGACTATCTAACGGGAACCGGACAGGATTCCTCCCATTTGATCCTTGTTAACTTTGAAAAGAAAGTGACCACCACCAGGAAAGTTAATATCCCCGGCATCCTGGTGCCAGACATACTCGCTTTTGACCCAAGGGCTCATATCGTGGCTGTCGCGTCAAACACATACAGCAGTGTTTTGGTTTACTCGTTGACTTCATCCAGCATGCCCAACATTCAGGTAATTCAGCTCGAGAAGAACGAGAGGCCAAAAGGCTTGTGCTTCCTGACGGATAAAATGTTACTGGTTTTGGTCGGGAGGCAGAAAGCGTCGGACCCGGCCTTTCTGCCTTCCTCGAGCTCCGATAAATACATCATCCGCTTGATCGTAAAAGAGGTCTCGTTTGATGAAGATTCCTCCACGTCGTCGGCCGGCATGCCCGGCGTGCGTTCGAGTTACGATTCCTCCGTGAGCTTACTAGGGAAGAAGAAATACTTTGAGAACCTTTACAAGGACGACCCCTTTGCCTGCCGCGAGCTTTTGATTCCGGGCAGCACGACGAGTCCTCGCGTTCTCAGCAAAAAGCAGCTCATCGAGGAGATCCGGCACTTCGGAGATCAGAGTCCGACGTCCAGCGCCAGCGATTTTGAAGATAAAAAGAACGTGCTGAATGTGCACAATCTGGACGTCGAGCCGAAAAACCGTTCGGTGACGTTGGGCCTGGACGCGCACAAACCGTTCAGCAGACCGATATCGCCCAAGTCGGAGAGCCTCGGCTTTCCCCGGCCTCAGACTTTAATGAGGAGCGGCGCGGCGGCCACCGAACAGGACATCCTTCACATATCGAAAAACCTGGACCGGCTGTGCTGCAACTTCTCAAATCTCCAGCAGCGCATTACGGACCTGGCAGACTTCACGAGGAATGGGAAGAAGACATCGCTAACGTATCCGTCTTCAAAGGACGTGCCGTACGTCACCCTGCTGTATCAG GCGAGCCGCTCCGACGGACACGTCTTGAAGAAGTGCGTCTTGCTGTATGAGAACAAGCTGCGTCTAAACACCGTCCAGGAGCTGTTCGGCCTGTCTCTCGTAGAGATGCTGCTGG GTCCATCGTGGATAACCCTTACAGCCGACAGCGAAGGATTTATCCCCGTAACTTTTTTTGCGAATCAGGAGCTGCATGTCAGGGACGCGAGGATCTCCGCTCCTCACTCCATGACCCCCGCAGAGCCCCCCAGCAGCGTCACTTAG
- the LOC128484139 gene encoding WD repeat and coiled-coil-containing protein-like, with the protein MDLGKLKLLRSGTNALFQAVHPVHGLAWTDGRQIVLTALDLEGEEAKLGNSVVIGHFEHVHGLHWGPVLGRDTTALLAVQHKKHVTIWKLFYDVLEKDRLVVSQTCEIEDPLPVLPQGCVWHPSKDILVILTKRDISVVHDVHADNASVKADIQGSGVIRCACWATDGCRVVVAIDMALHSYIWDDIRKTLSPCSFCPFLDIDATIYAIKPIMDNKVVITTETSTDHHTNLSRHATLDCSIVQRSGQELSMNNRRLSIDSGRSEPADLLKSPSLLPTDLSQILRRHRKSDPSPVVHFTHFSAGKNLNLSNLIIVSFEKNATTTRKVSVPGISTPDILVLDPQAQSAAIASNASNRILVYPVTLTCAPVIQEIKLEENEKTKGMYFLTDTTLLVLVGMQKANETAFIPSSGSGKYKAHLITKKVMPLEGLPACNGRQNVTLDGISSSPTPEKKSMCDNFSLNKELWIPTFSGAQSTNLIKKRSELFRSISCEQRTSGQDYKDNIEADPVACETLRTNQEDHCGELFHEQRTPDKYFSELDTTSVSTAQNLSNADPVLVDPHLNISEVKDLVTNYTKPLQYPNTEDPEYVSVAFENTVLNLRSLLFKDSPDDSEKEKRSFLLCHGKLQLRALRESFHLTNLEMKLGSRWITLTEDGEGFIPLLFRTNQHLIIQDAEQKTQS; encoded by the exons ATGGATCTAGGAAAGCTGAAACTTCTCAGATCTGGAACGAATGCCTTATTCCAAGCAGTCCATCCGGTGCATGGCTTAGCCTGGACAGACGGCAGACAGATTGTGTTGACAGCCTTGGATCTCGAAGGGGAAGAAGCAAAGTTGGGAAATTCTGTGGTCATCGGGCACTTCGAACACGTCCATGGTCTTCACTGGGGACCTGTTTTGGGAAGGGACACGACGGCGCTGTTGGCCGTTCAGCACAAGAAACATGTGACTATTTGGAAGCTGTTTTATGATGTCTTGGAAAAGGACAGGCTAGTGGTTTCCCAGACTTGTGAGATCGAGGATCCTCTCCCTGTTCTCCCCCAAGGTTGTGTGTGGCATCCCAGCAAAGACATCTTGGTAATTCTCACGAAGCGGGATATCTCGGTTGTGCACGACGTCCATGCAGATAATGCCAGTGTTAAGGCTGATATTCAAGGTAGTGGCGTCATTCGGTGTGCATGCTGGGCTACAGATGGTTGTCGTGTGGTTGTTGCTATCGACATGGCTCTGCATTCCTACATATGGGATGATATTCGGAAAACCTTGAGTCCTTGTTCTTTTTGTCCATTTCTTGATATCGATGCTACAATTTATGCCATTAAACCTATCATGGATAACAAAGTTGTTATTACCACTGAAACGTCAACAGACCATCATACTAATTTAAGCAGACATGCAACATTAGATTGTTCAATTGTACAGCGTTCAGGCCAAGAGCTGTCTATGAATAACAGAAGACTATCCATAGATTCTGGAAGATCAGAACCTGCTGATTTGTTGAAGTCTCCTTCTTTACTTCCAACGGATCTTTCGCAGATCCTTAGAAGACATCGAAAGTCGGACCCTAGTCCAGTCGTTCATTTCACTCACTTTTCTGCCGGGAAGAACCTGAATTTATCAAACCTCATAATTGTATCTTTTGAGAAGAATGCGACTACCACCCGAAAAGTATCTGTTCCGGGTATCTCAACCCCTGATATACTTGTTCTTGATCCTCAAGCTCAAAGCGCGGCTATAGCTTCCAACGCGTCTAATCGTATCTTGGTGTATCCGGTAACTCTGACTTGTGCGCCTGTCATTCAAGAAATCAAACTGGAAGAGAATGAAAAAACCAAAGGGATGTATTTTCTGACAGACACAACATTATTGGTTTTAGTTGGAATGCAGAAAGCAAATGAGACAGCTTTTATTCCGTCATCCGGCTCAGGAAAATACAAGGCTCATTTAATCACCAAAAAAGTCATGCCTTTGGAGGGTTTACCAGCTTGTAACGGTAGGCAAAATGTAACGTTAGATGGTATCTCCAGCTCACCGACTCCAGAAAAGAAATCCATGTGTGACAATTTTAGCCTTAACAAGGAACTTTGGATACCAACCTTTTCAGGGGCACAGTCTACAAATCTCATAAAAAAGAGATCTGAATTGTTCAGGAGCATTAGCTGTGAACAAAGAACATCTGGTCAGGACTACAAAGACAACATCGAGGCTGATCCCGTAGCTTGCGAGACACTTAGAACAAACCAGGAGGATCATTGCGGAGAATTGTTCCACGAACAACGCACACCAGACAAATACTTCTCTGAACTTGATACAACATCTGTGTCCACGGCCCAAAACCTTAGCAACGCTGACCCAGTCTTGGTAGatccacatttgaatatttctgAAGTTAAAGACTTGGTAACCAACTACACAAAGCCGCTGCAATACCCAAACACAGAGGATCCTGAATATGTATCTGTTGCGTTTGAG AACACGGTGTTAAATTTGCGTTCTTTACTCTTCAAGGATTCTCCAGATgattctgaaaaagaaaagaggtcCTTCCTATTGTGTCATGGAAAACTTCAACTGAGAGCACTTCGGGAGAGCTTCCACCTGACAAACCTTGAAATGAAACttg GTTCTAGGTGGATTACCCTCACAGAAGATGGAGAAGGTTTCATTCCGTTATTATTCAGAACCAACCAACATCTCATCATTCAAGATGCAGAGCAGAAAACGCAAAgctga